The sequence GGTTTTAAATGgttatttttttaaaaatgtattcctTTTGTATATGTATCTGTTTAATAAATATCCCTTATGTCATCACACAAAGACACATAATTACTTATCATGAAACACTTGGTGTTTATAAGATACACATATGCTTGTGTAATCCTTGAGTATGCCTTCTCTTGGGTACTATGTTGAGAGATGTTTTCAGTTAATGATAAACTTGTGATCACAAAAAGGGGAAAACATCCTCCGATATTGGATAATAAAAACAGAGTGACAATAGATAGTCAGATGTTTTCTCTTTTATGACAATGAAAAGACAGACCTCTCCTAGATACTCCTGGACCTCGGTGCTCTCTTGGCCACAACTCCCATTCATTCCAATGGGGTAGTCATGAATAACTTAATCAACACAAATACTACTAAATACtggtagatactgtatttacatagAAAATAAATACATCTTCAGGAATTTAATGTATTGATGCCTTTTATGTGGGTGACTACAAATAATACATGCACAGACTGTATGAGTCAGATATTAACTTAGCACCACATAAGTCCTTACTGATGTTTTCATCAAGTGTTTTCACTAAAGGCATGACACCTTGGGCAATAGCAGTAGATTGGCCAATCTATGCAACTGGATACCCTTATCAATGCCACTTTAGAAACATGTTTTTTGTGTTGGTATTGTTACTAAACTTTAAATTACTATATGATGTGAAGTGATTACAAAGTATGTGATCTAACATTTTGTCACTTTAGCTTCAAGTGAAAATAAATGGGAAAATCAGTTAATTAAAATGACCACAATTGTCAACTCCTGACCTGCAGTGTTGCAGAAAGTCAAATAATGCTGTATTGGGCAACAATAAGGACTTATTAAGGTATTGAGTATTTGTGTAATAGTACTTCAATGATATGGCTATGACAGCTGCATTTCTTAAATACATAAAAACATGGAAGAGCATTATAAAAACACACTGTAAGGTAGTGATATATTATTGCTACATGGGACTGAGAGAACCTTTGCATAACCAAAGACCTCCACCCTCAAAACCATCTACTTCTCTGACTATAAAAGGTGTGAAGGCTAGTTATTATAGGGAATGGTTAGTGACAAACAGAAATGCTGAAAGATGTATTGAAATGCTGGATAAGATTAGTTAGTCAATAATGGAGTGCATATCTTTCTCTTCGGTTAGGTTAGTAAAGTGCCTAAACGTTAAAATGTTGTGGTATTGCGTGTGtcctttcctcatctcctttGCTTCATGACCATCTGTAGGTGAAATGAATGGCTGAAATGACCTAAGATGGAATAATTTATGCCTACTTAGTTCAAATGGGTAGAAAATAATTATCTGGAGAAAATACTGAGTTATTTTCTTTTCTGAGATCCACCCCTACTTGGTTTTCCCATTTTAGCAACTTACAACACAGTGGCCCGTGAACCACTGAACAAACTGCCTACCACTGATCCCAAGGATGGCCTGAGAGCATGTTGGAGCCAACTCACAGCTACTCAAGACACTTGGTCTCTATATCTGTTGTTTTTAAACTGTTTATCACTTGGCTGTGTGAACGCTAGTGTGGCCAAGTCCCTCACCCGTTCTCCCCTATTTAGAACACTTGATGGGTACTGGATGTGTCACTAAGAGTCTCAAGGCAGAGGTCAGATTGTTCTCTCCAGAAACTCTGAAAGCCACTTCAGTTTTTTTTCTGGGAAAGCTATGATGTACAAATATGGTGTGTCTATTTGTCTGTCTAGGATCTTCCTTTTTATTTAGTCTATGGGACAAAATGATTGCGAGAGATTTTGTCTGCAATATTTATGACCTTTGGTAAATCTTCCCAAGAGATTGTGATTTTCCAATGTATTTGTTTAAATCACTGTTTAATTGATTGGTGGTTTGTTTGTCTCTCATTGAACAAATACTGTCATAATGCATGTTCCACACTCTACTTTTTGAATTGACATGTGACATTTTGATTGGCTGCAGGTAGATAAGACAAATATAGAAGTAATTTGAAATATAGATTTAAGTTGGTATAGAATGAGATAAATCTTTATGATGGCCCTTAGTTATCAAAACTGCAGTCTCGCTTGTGTCAATTGCATCAAATTATTTAAAAAAGGCCTAATTCCATCCACTTCAAATGACATCCAATTGGTTTGGAATTGACCCTTATTCTGTGATCATCTCTTTATTTGACCAGCTCCTGGTACTGCTCAGATCTCAGGAAGCGGCCAAAGGAGTCCTTCTCCATCAGAGCATAAATTCTCTTCTGGGCCAGGTCAAAGGTCACAGGGGAAAGATCAACCAGGTTCCTCAGGGTCACATCCTTGGTGTAATGATCAATGTTCAcctggagggaggaagagtgagcgagaaagagacacagaaaggCAGGCAAAGGTAAGTCTGGGCTTCCACAACAAATACAACCACAGATTTGATGGCCACATTTTCTGTCACCTCTCTGGGTCCCTCGGTCTGGATGAAGTCTTCATAGATCTTCCTGGCCTTCACAGCCATTTTCATGGGAGATTTGGTCTTCTTGAAGTCCTCGCAGGCCACCCAGAACTCAATGTTCTCCTCACTGAATTCAGAGCGCAGGAAGCTACGGAACATGGCCAGGCCACCTTGGAGAtaaagagaaagatggagaaagagagaaagaacaagTGGTCCCATATTTTCCTGCCACACAGAGAGCATTGCGCCAATCCTCTAACATCTCCCATGAGACCTGAATTCCAGAGACAAACTGCCACTGTGCCTCTGTTTTAAACTGTTAGATGATGTGATAGGACTAGCTCCGATAGCTTATGTGGTTGGTACAGTAGCACAgtgatggatttttctcaggtttttgcctgccatatcagttctgttatacccacatacattatttttgacagttttggaaactgtagagtgttttctatccaaatccaaatgatatgcatatcctagcttctgggcctgagtaacaggcagtttactttgggcacgcttttcatccggaggtgaaaatagtgccccctaccctagtgaggttaacaGAGGACTCTagtgaagctcgcatccgctacaagaccatggtgcttgcctacggagctgtgaggggaacggcacctcagtacctccaggctctgatcaggccctacacccaaacaagggcactgcgttcatccacctctggcctgctcgcctccctaccactgaggaagtacagttcccgctcagcccagtcaaaactgttcgctgctctggccccccaatggtggaacaaactccctcacgacgccaggacagcggagtcaatcaccaccttccggagacacctgaaaccccacctctttaaggaatacctaggataggataaagtaatccttctcacccccccttaaaagacctagatgcactattgtaaagtggctgttccactggatgtcataaggtgaaagcaccaatttgtaagtcgctctggataagagcgtctgctaaatgacttaaatgtaaatgtaaatgtttacaaCAGCAGAGTTTAGGTTGGATTCTTATATGGCCCGCTAATCCTCAATATATGTTGCTGTGAGTCATTTTGTATAAAAGTTTTTGCTGAATTGAGAACATTATACTGGGCCTGactatatataaataaataaccaGCATCCTGATTCAGCCACTTCACTTTATTTATTTCCATCAAATGTGATTGTTTGATGGTTAGTTCTTGGAGCTCCTCATCTGTGTCAAATGTTCTTTAGTGTACACTTTAAAATAAACGTTATTTGTTGCTTGTGGGTCCCAGGCAGAATTCCCACATTGAATGTGAAAAGAAACTGCACATGTATCATTGCCACACAGGAAGCACTTCATGTCTAAATTAAAATGCACAGGAAGTGCATGGCGGCCATAAACATTTTCAAGAGAAGTTTTGGAGAACaaacaaattatttttttaaactcaaaCTGCAAAACAAACATTAGGAAATTATTTGTTTTGTTAACCACACCCTCCAATGTCACAAACTAAAATTtatacaatttagcaaatgaagGAACACTCAGGTAGTGGTTCAAAGGTCCTATGTTCATTTAGATTTTGGCGCCAGAGGGGCAATGGGGAAACTGAGGAACCAATAAGTGGAAACCTGTTTGAGAAAGCAATTTAGCTAGCGGATGTGAGGAAATCAATTATTTGACACAATTTACATGACTTGGTGGTTACGTTTTtctctagctagctagttaaataaCTAAGCTAACctaaatgctagctagctagctaacattttcTGATATCCCTAGAGGGCTAGAGTTTgaagtgtagctagctagctaggttgccTGAATGCAAGGTAGTAGCTTAGTCTTGAGACAAATGAGGAGGTAGCTAGCTACCTAGATattttacagcctcccagcattCCTGTTGTTAGTTGCCTTTTGCCAGAGTACCTGTTTTGTAAAagttgtgtgtgcgtgcgggtgCCTTCATGGCCTTCCAGCAGGACGCCAATATTATGAATGAATGTGAATTGTGAATTAAATGAAGTTCCTTTATGAACGAGTTCTGATTATGATTGTTTGCTTAACACTAATATGTGATAAAGGATTTTGAACTAGGCCTATGCCTTTTGCATTTAACACCAGTTACAGTATGTGGCTTATTTGTCATTTCGAAAGTGGTATGTCccagggaggggcagagagaattTAAATTCCTGATTTTGGCTTCTTTGGCAGAGTGATCTTGGTAGTTGTAAGGGGAGGCTTATGTAACCCTGGTATACCTCCAACCTGAGTCTTTATGGAATAGACAGGTTGCCTGCAAGGCATTTCTTTTCATTgaagtaaatgtaaatgtaattattttgtaaatatttcagATTGTGGGTCTAGACCACAATCGTCACCTGAACGTAAAAGCATAGCTTCTGCAACAGAACAGCCTGCCTCCTGCAAGATTTCTGCCCCTACCACTACTAGTTCCCTATTTTACAATATTGCTTTTATTACAGGATTTGGGTTTTCCATTTATATTTTGAGGTTGAACTTTAGCACGTTTTAACTTTAGCacgattggtgtcacctcgtcagtcagtatgtgttatacctgtgctggttgccatctcgttagtaggaaggtgtttcacctgtgttGGCCCAGGTGCTATTCAGGAGTGGCTGGCCGAGTGCTCCAGTTGAGCATGAGAGATGTTGGGGAGAGCTGCACTTTATGTCAACTGTGATGCGATTTCGTGCACACCTTATTTAAGTTTGAAAGAAGCCAGAGTTTTGGTGTTTCCCATGTTTGTTTTGCTCCATATTGTTTTCACTCTCTATCCTAAGTTCTTGTGGGTTTTTCTTTCAGTTGGTCTTTCTGAAGGCAATCCAAGTGGGCatccatggtgggtgtctttcagaaccccttaCTAGGGGCGTTGCCAACTTTCAGGGGGCACCCACATGGGTGCCTTTCAGAACCCCTTACTAGGGGCGTTGCCAACTTTCAGGGGGCACCCACATGGCTGCCTTTCAGAACACCTTACTAGGGGCGTTGCCAACTTTCAGGGGGCACCCACATGGGTGCCTTTCAGAACCCCTTACTAGGGGCGTTGCCAACTTTCAGGGGGCACCCACATAGGTGCCTTTCAGAACCCCTTACTAGGGGCGTTGCCAACTTTCAGGGGGCACCCACATGGGTGCCTTTCAGAACCCCTTACTAGGGGCGTTGCCAACTTTCAGGGGGCACCTACATGGGTGCCTTTCAGAACCCCTTACTAGGGGCGTTGCCAACTTTCAGGGGGCACCCACATGGGTGCCTTTCAGAACCCCTTACTAGGGGCGTTGCCAACTTTCATGGGGCACCCACATGGGTGCCTTTCAGAACCCCTTACTAGGGGCGTTGCCAACTTTCAGGGGGCACCCACATGGGTGCCTTTCAGAACCCCTTACTAGGGGCTTTGCCAACTTTCAGGGGGCACCCAAATGGGTGCCTTTCAGAACCCCTTTGAATGCCTTTCTCTTTGTCAATCATTTTGTTGTTAGGTCCCTTTGTTGTGAGTGACATTTTGAGTTTGTCTTGGTGGAACGTAACACTTTAGAGTAAGTGATGTGGCTGTATGAGTGTATGCAGTAATACAGTAGAGCATTTGGTTGAGAATAAATATAGAACATTGAACAACACCTATTTAAACCCCATGAGGGAAACTCAGGTGGAATCCATATTAACTGTAATATTAATGTCAAAGTTAGATAATTAGAGCGCAGCAGTTTCCAGTTCCCGGGTAATTAATCACTTTAATTTTGAGCTCAGCTCTATCTGGGGATGTTACAATAACATCCCTAACCTATCATAGCTACTCTACAAGCTATGAGTTATGAGAGGAGACTGATGGGGCTGCTCAGAGGAGTTGCATCACTGGGTTAatctgatggtgtgtgtgtgtgtgtgtgtgtgtgtgtgtgtgtgtgtgtgtgtgtgtaggctactaCCATACACTAAGATCAAAGCATGTGGTACCATTACAACCCACTAAATCATGTACTTATGTACGTAAGCACTGTACATATCTGATCCCAGATGAATATATGATTtacacatgtacagtgcattcggaaagtattcagacccactttttccacattttgttacattacagccttactctaaaattgattaaataaatgtttttcctcatcaatctacacacaataccccacaatgacaaagtgaaaacgggTTTTTAGGAAGTTTTacaaatgtaatataatgtatgtatatagatatatatatattatttacataagcattcagacccttagctttgaaactcaaaattgagctcaggtgcatcctgtttccattgatcatccttgagatgtttctacaacttaattggagtccccctgtggtaaatgcaattgattggagaTGATTTGATGatttcacgtcaccccgctcctccgctctctccactggcttccagttgaagctcgcatccgctacaagaccatggtgcttgcctacggagctgtgaggggaacggcacctcagtacctccaggctctgatcaggccctacacccaaacaagggcactgcgttcatccacctctggcctgctcgcctccctaccactgaggaagtacagttcccgcgcagcccagtcaaaactgttcgctgctctggccccccaatggtggaacaaactccctcacgacgccaggacagcggagtcaatcaccaccttccggagacacctgaaaccccacctctttcaggaatacctaggataggataaagtaatccttctcaccccccttaaaagatttagatgcactattgtaaagtggctgttccactggatgtcttaaggtgaacgcaccaatttgtaagtcgctctggataagagcgtctgctaaataacttaaatgtaatgtaaatgtaaatgtaatttggaaaggcacacacctgtctatataaggtcccacagtcgacagtgcatgtcagagcaaaaaccaagccatgaggacgaaGGAAGCCTCCGTAGAgcgctgagacaggattgtgtcaaggcacagtggcctccataatttctaaatggaagaagtttggaaccaccaaaactcttcctagagctggccgcccagccaaactgagcaatcgacagagctccagaggtcctctgtggagatgggagaaacttccagaaggacaaccatctctgcagcactccaccaatcaggcctttatggtagagtggccaaatggaaggcaatcctcagtaaaaggcacatgacatcccaCTTGAAGTTTTCCAAAGGGCACCTAATGGACTCTCCATGtgaaacaagattgtctggtctgatgaaaccaatattgagttctttggcctgaatgccaagcatcacttctggaggatacctggcaccatccctacggtgaagcatggtggtggctacaAAGAtggaagtacagagagatccttgatgaaaacctgctccagagagctcaggagctcagactgtggtgaaggttcaccttctaacaggacaacaaccctaagcacactgccaagacaacgcaggagtgacctgaatgtccttgagtggcccagccagagcccggacttgaacccaatcaagacctgaaaatagctgtacagcgacgcttcccatccaacctgacaaggcttgagaggatctgcagagaagaatgggagaaactccccaaacactGCTTGTAGCGTTATAACCATATAGacccaaggctgtaattgctgccaaaggtgcttcaacaaagtactgagtaaagggtctatttttatacattttccaaaaattctaaaaacctgtttttgggttgccattatggggtattgtgtgtagattgataagggggaaAAATAACTATTATTTTTTCttaatcaatttaaaaaaaagtttttaatgtaacgaaatgtagaaaaagtcaatgggtcagAATCGTtacagaatgcactgtatgttatgAGTAAGGAGAGattcctgacacacacacacacacacacacacacacacacacacacacacacacacacacacacacacacacacacacacacacacacacacacacacacacacagcctggcaGAATGCACACTGGAACATTTAGACCAGGCCTTTGAGGAAGGCATATTTTTTCAGCAGTTTAATTTTAGACGCAGGTTTAATTTATTACACAATATAGACGTTATGCCCACAGATGGATTATGAAATGTTACTTCTCTGGATCTGGATAACAAGAGTGAATACCATCAAAGTTACTGTAATCAATACCATGAGTTACTGTAATCTTATACtagtctgtctgctctgtatttgGCATGACTCGTAAAGTTTAATATGATGGGGTGAAGAAACATATCGTTTTACACAAGACCTCATGGCTTTTCGTAAGGACttatttgttgtgtgtgtgtgtgtttgtgtacgcaTGCCTGTAGATCTGGGCATACTCACAACTGTTGGTCAGCACATGGTCCAGGGACTCACGCCACTGAGAAGCCTCCTCAGGAATGGGCCtgtacaacacacaaacacaatacaacacccACATATTATAGTCAATCACCGTAAACTTGATTTAACATGAGACAAGCAAATGAGCACGGTCAGTCCTTACTAACCAAAGAAGGAGAAGAACTTATCTACTGGAAAGCCCAAACAATATTAGCCTTTGATTGGACTATATTTCCTGCCTATTCATCTTCACCACGTCAGCCCATTATCAGAAGGCCATGTTGTTAACAGCTGGATTCAGAGAATCCCACCTGGAGTGTTTTAACCCCAGGGTCAGAAGTTTGTCACTCACAGCCTCTTCATACTGCTCCATGTAA is a genomic window of Oncorhynchus nerka isolate Pitt River linkage group LG24, Oner_Uvic_2.0, whole genome shotgun sequence containing:
- the LOC115108556 gene encoding regulator of G-protein signaling 5-like encodes the protein MCKGLAALPQTCRIRAKEIKSKLGVLLQKPENGIDLIIPYPEKQEKKPEKLQKPIPEEASQWRESLDHVLTNSCGLAMFRSFLRSEFSEENIEFWVACEDFKKTKSPMKMAVKARKIYEDFIQTEGPREVNIDHYTKDVTLRNLVDLSPVTFDLAQKRIYALMEKDSFGRFLRSEQYQELVK